One Phaseolus vulgaris cultivar G19833 chromosome 2, P. vulgaris v2.0, whole genome shotgun sequence DNA window includes the following coding sequences:
- the LOC137810208 gene encoding uncharacterized protein: MKQAAAKSSLRRLCPNIDREDGLETVLEIPIPEEMFTPMGSNVTLRWQNMLTWMKAQTEDKLATPTVAARLNELRFLLYLVGSPLIPLQVQLGHSVHRPVRDCSIEASTAKYIVQQYIAATGGQPALNAVDSMCVIGQIKIVASDFHQTGESIEVKKSSEEMGGFVLWQKDPDLWCLELVVSGCKVCCGSNGKISWRHSSNQQTPIAKGAPRPLRRFLQGLDPRATANLFLDAACIGEKIINDEECFILKLETSPAIRDAQSGSNFEIIHHTIWGYFSQRSGLLVQFEDSRLLTMRTKEDNDIFWETSLESVIEDYKYVDGINVSHSGKTRVTVSRYGEQSANHKRELEERWKIEEVDFNIWGLTAESFLPPSNLVKT, from the exons ATGAAACAAGCAGCTGCAAAGTCATCCCTGAGGAGGCTTTGTCCGAACATCGATAGAGAAGATGGGTTGGAGACCGTTCTTGAAATACCAATACCCGAAGAAATGTTCACACCCATGGGAAGCAACGTAACGTTGCGGTGGCAAAACATGTTAACGTGGATGAAGGCTCAAACAGAAGACAAATTGGCCACCCCTACAGTTGCAGCGCGCTTAAACGAGCTTCGCTTTCTGCTTTACCTCGTTGGATCCCCTCTTATCCCTCTTCAGGTCCAATTAGGTCATTCCGTTCACCGTCCAGTCAGAGATTGTTCCATT GAAGCATCAACGGCAAAGTATATAGTGCAACAGTATATAGCAGCAACGGGAGGACAGCCAGCATTGAATGCGGTGGATAGTATGTGTGTGATTGGGCAGATAAAGATTGTTGCGTCAGATTTTCACCAGACCGGTGAAAGCATTGAGGTGAAGAAAAGCTCGGAAGAGATGGGAGGGTTCGTTTTGTGGCAGAAGGACCCCGATTTGTGGTGTTTAGAGCTTGTTGTGTCAGGTTGCAAGGTTTGTTGCGGTAGCAATGGCAAGATCTCTTGGCGCCATTCTTCTAACCAGCAAACACCAATTGCAAAAGGTGCTCCCAGACCACTACGTCGTTTCCTTCAG ggaTTGGATCCAAGGGCAACGGCTAACTTATTTTTGGACGCTGCATGCATAGGAGAGAAAATAATCAATGATGAAGAGTGCTTCATCTTGAAATTGGAAACAAGTCCAGCAATTCGTGATGCACAAAGCGGATCAAACTTCGAGATTATCCACCACACCATATGGGGCTATTTTAGCCAGCGATCTGGTCTCTTGGTTCAGTTTGAAGACTCGAGATTACTCACAATGAGAACCAAAGAAGACAATGACATTTTTTGGGAAACAAGTTTAGAATCAGTAATTGAGGATTACAAGTACGTAGATGGGATAAATGTATCACACAGTGGCAAGACTCGAGTCACAGTTTCCAGATATGGTGAACAATCAGCTAACCATAAAAGAGAATTGGAAGAGAGATGGAAGATCGAAGAGGTAGATTTTAATATATGGGGTTTGACTGCTGAAAGCTTTCTACCTCCTTCAAACTTAGTAAAGACATAA
- the LOC137810207 gene encoding uncharacterized protein produces the protein MKDEEGLPTTTAGAKKEPLDSGLFGKGKYKFWALAAILLLAFWSMFTGTVSLRWSGTLNSLSNDMDSPIHDDLDVLEMEEREKVVRHMWDVYTNSRRIRLPKFWQEAFEAAYEDLTSDLGEVRDAAITEIAKMSVHSIEFDPPPVQSTSAREFRKSLDQADKGKEATLSRRA, from the exons ATGAAGGACGAGGAGGGGCTTCCGACCACCACCGCGGGTGCCAAGAAGGAACCATTGGATTCGGGTCTGTTTGGGAAAGGGAAGTATAAGTTTTGGGCGTTAGCGGCGATTTTGCTGCTGGCGTTTTGGTCGATGTTCACCGGCACCGTCTCTCTGCGGTGGTCCGGCACTCTGAATTCGCTTTCCAACGACATGGACTCTCCCATCCACGACGATCTCGATGTTCTC GAAATGGAGGAGAGGGAGAAGGTGGTGAGGCACATGTGGGATGTTTACACCAACAGTCGCAGGATCAGGTTGCCGAAGTTCTGGCAGGAGGCGTTCGAGGCTGCCTATGAGGATTTGACGAGTGATTTGGGCGAGGTCAGAGACGCTGCCATTACCGAGATAGCTAAGATGTCTGTTCACTCTATTGAATTTGATCCGCCTCCTGTTCAATCCACG AGTGCCCGAGAATTCAGGAAGAGCCTTGATCAAGCCGATAAAGGAAAAGAAGCAACATTGTCCAGGCGTGCTTAA
- the LOC137810209 gene encoding plant-specific TFIIB-related protein 1, producing MKCPYCSAAQGRCATTSSGRSITECTSCGRVMEERQSHPHHVFHMRAQDNPLCLVTSDLPLPLNQNDDEDPFEPTGFITAFSTWSLEPSPLYLQSSLSFSGHLAELERTLESSSSSSSSSSSTVVVDNLRAYMQIIDVASILGLDCDISDHAFQLFRDCCSATCLRNRSVEALATAALVQAIREAQEPRTLQEISIAANVPQKEIGKYIKILGEALQLSQPINSNSISVHMPRFCTLLQLNKSAQELATHIGEVVINKCFCTRRNPISISAAAIYLACQLEDKRKTQAEICKVTGLTEVTLRKVYKELLENWDDLLPSNYTPAVPPERAFPTTIIASGRSSTPKADAGESISSLDLEKLTDIKPSKPNEVSGIVHQPRGKDEADGKSNDQASHSTVNQQPPFWQSQLPSGTHNHQNVLQGMDIDVLQRSHQQPEHMAEDTNGAANGNSIKSSQLCSPPASSASSVMRQFSAPPSAGPSNVRLGQSPKIIPGYPDH from the exons ATGAAGTGCCCGTATTGCTCGGCGGCGCAGGGGCGTTGCGCGACGACGAGCAGCGGGCGTTCGATCACGGAGTGCACGTCTTGCGGGCGCGTAATGGAGGAGCGACAGTCGCATCCTCACCACGTGTTCCACATGCGCGCCCAAGATAACCCTCTATGTCTGGTCACATCGGATCTCCCTCTCCCTCTCAATCAGAACGACGACGAGGACCCTTTCGAGCCCACGGGCTTCATCACTGCCTTTTCCACGTGGTCCCTCGAGCCCAGCCCACTTTACCTTCAGTCATCCCTCTCCTTCTCCGGCCACCTCGCCGAACTCGAACGCACTCTGGAatcctcctcttcctcctcctcttcttcGTCTTCAACGGTTGTGGTTGATAATCTGAGGGCCTACATGCAGATTATCGATGTTGCGTCAATTCTAGGGTTGGACTGCGACATTTCCGACCACGCTTTTCAGTTGTTCAGGGATTGTTGTTCCGCCACGTGTTTGAGAAACCGCAGTGTGGAGGCGCTTGCTACTGCCGCTCTCGTTCAGGCCATCAGAGAGGCGCAAGAGCCCAGAACCCTTCAG GAAATTTCAATTGCAGCCAATGTGCCACAAAAGGAAATTGGGAAATACATTAAGATACTTGGTGAGGCTTTGCAGCTAAGTCAACCTATTAACAGCAATTCCATTTCAGTTCATATGCCAAGATTTTGCACGCTTCTTCAGCTCAATAAATCTGCCCAG gaacTGGCTACTCACATTGGAGAGGTCGTGATCAACAAATGCTTCTGTACTCGCAGGAATCCTATTAGCATCTCAGCTGCTGCTATATATTTGGCTTGCCAACTTGAAGACAAACGCAAAACCCAGGCAGAAATTTGTAAGGTGACTGGTCTTACTGAAGTCACTCTCCGTAAAGTGTATAAGGAACTATTGGAGAATTGGGATGATTTGCTTCCCTCTAATTACACCCCAGCTGTTCCTCCAGAGAGGGCATTTCCCACAACGATAATTGCTTCTGGCCGTTCTTCAACACCTAAGGCTGATGCTGGAGAGTCTATCTCTTCTTTGGACTTAGAAAAGTTGACAGATATTAAACCTAGCAAACCTAATGAGGTCTCAGGCATAGTTCATCAGCCCAGAGGGAAGGATGAGGCTGACGGTAAAAGCAATGATCAAGCAAGCCATTCCACAGTTAATCAACAGCCACCTTTTTGGCAATCCCAGCTTCCCAGTGGTACCCACAATCATCAGAATGTATTACAAGGAATGGATATTGATGTATTGCAGCGAAGCCACCAACAGCCTGAACACATGGCAGAGGATACAAATGGTGCTGCAAACGGTAATTCGATTAAATCAAGCCAACTTTGCAGTCCTCCTGCTTCGAGTGCAAGTTCTGTTATGAGACAGTTTTCAGCTCCCCCTTCAGCTGGCCCTTCAAATGTTCGATTAGGTCAGTCACCAAAGATAATTCCAGGTTATCCGGATCACTGA